The genomic DNA CGTGGACATCTCCTACTGCTCGCCGTTTGCGACCAGCGGGAGAATATGGATGAATGGCCAGGATTACAATACCCATATGGCCTCGCTGCAAGGCGGCGACATGTATATGACAGGGCTCCGTTTTGATGATTATAGCCAAAACCGTGCTTACTGGGAGAGCTTCGAGAAGTTCTTGGGCACACCTTACTTGGAGTCAGTGAAAGATTTCGAAAGCATTTCCTCCTACTATATGATTGCCAATCAAGTCATCAGCTTTATTATGGTCTTCCTGGCAGTCGTCATGATATCCGTTGCTCTATATACGCTTGGATTTACAATTTCCGATGCGATTCTGTCGAGCTACAAGACGATTGGCATTATCAAATCCGTTGGCCTATCTTCTCGAAAAGTGGTTGCGGCTTATGTGACGCAATATACGCTGCTGGCGTTTGTCTCGGTCATTCCGGGAATTTTGTTAAGTTATGTGTTCTCGAACAATATCGTTAGCAGCTCGATGGCCTATCTCAATACAGGCACAGCGGATATGAATGTTCAATTTTCGGCTATTGCAATCTGGTTGGGGGTAGCGGTGGTCGCGGTCATATTCCTGTCTGCCCTGCTGTTCTCCTACAAAGCTCGTGGTATTGAGCCTGCACAGGCGATTCGTTATGGCATGTCGGAGAAGGACAGCTCCAAACAATCGGGCCGAAGAAGCACTTGGAAGAAGAAGCTGCTGAAGCTGGGTTCCCTTCCAACGGAGATGATCATCGGACTAAGGGGCGTAACGAAAAATATACGGGGTTCTGCATTGATCATTTTGATCACGGCGTTGTCTACTTCAGTGCTCGTTTTTGGATTTTTGTTCGTGTACAGCATTTCCTCCATTCATGGAACTATTGCGAAATGGGGATATGATTCGGCCGACCTATCGGTAAGGATTGATAATCCGGCCAAATTGACCTATGAGCAGCTTCACGAAGAAGTGCTATCGGATCAAAGGGTCAAGAACTTTAGCCGTTATGGAGACGCCAATGCCGTATTGCCGATCAACAAAGAATTGGCAGCCGAAATGGAGCAGGATACGATGGGAATTTTGCTGACGGTGGCTGAGGGAAACTATGATGAGATTGGTTATGAGAACGTCAAAGGGCGCAATCCGATGAACGGCCAAGAAATTTCAATCGGCGTCAATATTGCTAAAAGCTTGAACGTCGATGTAGGTGATCCGCTCGACATTTACATCGAAGGAGAGAAGCATACGCTTACTGTGACGGGGATCTATCAGGCAATCGCGAACATGTCCTACACGGGACGCATAACAGCTGACGTTGTTAGAAAGGTTAATCCCGACTATGGCGCTGTGATGAACACGACCTTTATCAATCTGCAGGACGGCGTCTCTATTGATCAATTCGTAAGTGAATTGCATCATAAATACGGCAGTGCGATCTGGACGGCAAGCCAAGCGACGCTAGTGGATGAGGTGTTCTCTCAAGCGGTTACTATATTGATTTTGCCCATGTCGGTTATGGCTCTGTTGTTCATCGTCATTACGTTCGTTATTATCTACAGCATCTGCCGGATCAACATGAAGAAGGAGAGCCGAACCTATGGCATTTACAAATCAATTGGCATGACCTCCAGGCAAATTCGCATGGCGGTAACTGCTGGAATTCTAGTAGTGTCGGCGATTGGGGCTTTAGTGGGAGTTCCCCTCGGATTAATAGGTCTTCCTCCTCTGCTGAATTTCATTCTGGCCGATTATGGAATAGTTGAGGTGCCATTAATTTTGAATGGAGGAGGGATTGCCGCGATGATTCCCCTGAGTATCGTGGCTGCATGTCTGGGATCTT from Paenibacillus woosongensis includes the following:
- a CDS encoding ABC transporter permease, with product MYAIWKLCWSNLKSKKVQNSFMAIIIMLSALLLSTAILVINNTNRVYENMHAKVQGAHQILRLENGIHDPNQVHQWWSGQQGVTASEMMRYRYLSSMSHAGEEIPNVDLFMMDTPRGPFPVDKLLFVQGGETQAPKPGTAWIPTSLAYSNDIQVGDPIEFKTDKETFRLQVAAVVVDISYCSPFATSGRIWMNGQDYNTHMASLQGGDMYMTGLRFDDYSQNRAYWESFEKFLGTPYLESVKDFESISSYYMIANQVISFIMVFLAVVMISVALYTLGFTISDAILSSYKTIGIIKSVGLSSRKVVAAYVTQYTLLAFVSVIPGILLSYVFSNNIVSSSMAYLNTGTADMNVQFSAIAIWLGVAVVAVIFLSALLFSYKARGIEPAQAIRYGMSEKDSSKQSGRRSTWKKKLLKLGSLPTEMIIGLRGVTKNIRGSALIILITALSTSVLVFGFLFVYSISSIHGTIAKWGYDSADLSVRIDNPAKLTYEQLHEEVLSDQRVKNFSRYGDANAVLPINKELAAEMEQDTMGILLTVAEGNYDEIGYENVKGRNPMNGQEISIGVNIAKSLNVDVGDPLDIYIEGEKHTLTVTGIYQAIANMSYTGRITADVVRKVNPDYGAVMNTTFINLQDGVSIDQFVSELHHKYGSAIWTASQATLVDEVFSQAVTILILPMSVMALLFIVITFVIIYSICRINMKKESRTYGIYKSIGMTSRQIRMAVTAGILVVSAIGALVGVPLGLIGLPPLLNFILADYGIVEVPLILNGGGIAAMIPLSIVAACLGSWFASRSVQTTSPRILTVE